A stretch of the Halorussus vallis genome encodes the following:
- a CDS encoding iron transporter, with protein sequence MERRDLLRATGAAGFAGLAGCIGMFEAESNETSGSSDGETTASDGETTAEPTIARNTTVADRAQGVYYPTHIDGTKMVGTGGSGRYRVGLMYTVPHAFWTVTGRDTNRVRFGEDAVAHLMATIWDAKTRTVLPTANVSVELRKGGKTVDSRDLWPMLSQNMGYHFGDNVPLPDYGTYTAKLDVGAMQARRMGDLRGAFGGRTALEVEFEHTREKIANISYERLPDKKGTAGAIAPMESKMPLSRVPKPADLPGRTLGRGETGDATFVAFVPEKTPRFVAGGKTYLAVSPRTPYNRYPLPFMSLSAALQRGGESVYDDILRPALDPNLGYHYGAAVDGVKSGDALTVTVDAPPQVARHEGYETAFLEMSKVELTVA encoded by the coding sequence ATGGAGCGACGGGACCTCCTCCGGGCGACCGGTGCGGCCGGTTTCGCGGGGCTGGCGGGGTGTATCGGGATGTTCGAAGCCGAGTCGAACGAGACGTCCGGGTCGTCCGACGGGGAGACCACCGCGAGCGACGGCGAGACGACCGCCGAACCGACGATCGCCCGGAACACCACGGTCGCCGACCGCGCCCAGGGCGTCTACTACCCCACTCACATCGACGGGACGAAGATGGTCGGCACCGGCGGGAGCGGCCGCTACCGGGTCGGACTGATGTACACCGTCCCGCACGCGTTCTGGACCGTCACGGGTCGAGACACCAACCGCGTCCGGTTCGGCGAGGACGCCGTCGCCCACCTGATGGCGACTATCTGGGACGCCAAGACGAGAACGGTCCTGCCCACCGCGAACGTCTCGGTGGAACTCCGGAAGGGCGGAAAGACGGTCGACTCCCGTGACCTCTGGCCGATGCTCTCGCAGAACATGGGCTATCACTTCGGCGACAACGTCCCGCTACCCGACTACGGCACCTACACCGCGAAACTCGACGTCGGCGCGATGCAGGCCCGCCGGATGGGCGACCTGCGGGGCGCGTTCGGCGGGCGGACCGCGCTCGAAGTGGAGTTCGAGCACACCCGCGAGAAGATCGCGAACATCTCCTACGAGCGACTCCCCGACAAGAAGGGCACGGCCGGCGCGATAGCGCCGATGGAGTCGAAGATGCCGCTCTCGCGGGTGCCGAAGCCGGCCGACCTCCCCGGGAGGACGCTCGGGCGGGGCGAAACCGGCGACGCGACGTTCGTCGCGTTCGTTCCGGAGAAGACGCCCCGCTTCGTCGCCGGCGGGAAGACCTACCTCGCGGTTTCTCCCCGGACGCCGTACAACCGCTACCCGCTCCCGTTCATGAGCCTCTCCGCCGCGCTTCAGCGCGGCGGAGAGTCCGTCTACGACGACATCCTCCGCCCCGCGCTCGACCCAAATCTCGGCTACCACTACGGCGCGGCGGTCGACGGGGTGAAATCGGGCGACGCGCTGACGGTGACCGTGGACGCACCCCCGCAGGTCGCGCGCCACGAGGGCTACGAAACCGCGTTCTTGGAGATGTCGAAGGTGGAGTTGACCGTCGCCTGA
- a CDS encoding helix-turn-helix domain-containing protein, whose translation MRYVTVVARPRDGALHPLDRTLGDDPAVAREAIHRVELLDDGSVVMFAEASGDADRLREILADSDFVYDFTVTDDGDGRMFSYSHYEPNEAIRELMTRRREQELLVKMPVEYTADGGMRATYVGRAEDFRGAMADQPESVDVEVLSTGEYRPDAEDLYARLTARQREILDAAVELGYYDNPRRATQEEVAERVGASASTVGEHLRKVEASVFAELVR comes from the coding sequence ATGCGCTACGTGACAGTGGTCGCCCGGCCGCGAGACGGGGCGCTCCACCCCCTGGACCGGACTCTGGGCGACGACCCGGCGGTCGCTCGCGAGGCGATCCACCGCGTCGAACTGCTCGACGACGGCTCCGTGGTGATGTTCGCCGAGGCGAGCGGCGACGCCGACCGCCTCCGGGAGATCCTGGCCGACAGCGACTTCGTCTACGACTTCACGGTCACCGACGACGGCGACGGACGAATGTTCTCCTACAGCCACTACGAACCCAACGAGGCGATTCGGGAACTCATGACCCGGCGCCGCGAGCAGGAACTGCTGGTCAAGATGCCCGTCGAGTACACCGCCGACGGCGGGATGCGGGCGACCTACGTCGGCCGCGCCGAGGACTTCCGCGGGGCCATGGCCGACCAACCCGAGAGCGTCGACGTCGAGGTCCTCTCGACCGGCGAGTACCGCCCCGACGCCGAGGACCTCTACGCCCGACTGACCGCCCGCCAGCGCGAGATTCTCGACGCGGCGGTCGAACTGGGCTACTACGACAACCCCCGGCGAGCGACCCAGGAGGAGGTCGCCGAGCGCGTCGGCGCGTCGGCCAGCACGGTGGGCGAACACCTCCGGAAGGTGGAGGCGTCGGTGTTCGCCGAACTGGTCCGGTGA
- a CDS encoding universal stress protein — protein sequence MYDRILVPTDGSPQAARALEHALDLARTYDAQLHVLFVVDATAFASEVDASLVTDELESYGERAVESAAERASEAGIESVSTAVLRGTPHREILDYAEGHDVDLVVLGTHGRRGLDRYLLGSVTERIVRTADVPVLVVRSGDETAETTD from the coding sequence ATGTACGACCGCATCCTCGTACCCACCGACGGCAGTCCGCAGGCGGCCCGCGCGCTCGAACACGCCCTCGACCTCGCGCGAACCTACGACGCCCAACTACACGTCCTGTTCGTGGTGGACGCCACGGCGTTCGCCTCCGAGGTCGACGCCTCGCTGGTCACCGACGAACTCGAATCGTACGGCGAACGCGCGGTCGAATCCGCCGCCGAGCGCGCGTCCGAGGCGGGCATCGAGTCGGTTTCGACCGCCGTCCTCCGGGGGACGCCCCACCGCGAGATTCTCGACTACGCGGAGGGCCACGACGTCGACCTCGTCGTCCTGGGCACGCACGGCCGGCGGGGACTCGACCGCTACTTGCTGGGGAGCGTCACGGAGCGAATCGTCAGGACCGCCGACGTCCCCGTGCTGGTGGTCCGGTCGGGCGACGAAACGGCGGAGACGACCGACTGA
- a CDS encoding DUF2267 domain-containing protein yields MQFKDFVGEVQHRLELSDLGRAVRATRAVLTTLGERLQEGEAADLAGPLPMEVDYYLESAESGQRFDYDEFVERVQERAEVKRSDADYYGKIVVGLVSELISRAEIEEVRSLLPPDYDDLFALVDAEEVEE; encoded by the coding sequence ATGCAATTCAAAGATTTCGTCGGAGAGGTACAGCACCGACTCGAACTGTCCGACCTCGGCAGGGCGGTCCGGGCCACGCGGGCCGTGTTGACCACGCTCGGCGAGCGACTCCAGGAGGGCGAGGCCGCGGACCTCGCCGGCCCGCTTCCGATGGAGGTCGACTACTACCTCGAATCGGCCGAGTCGGGCCAGCGCTTCGACTACGACGAGTTCGTCGAACGGGTCCAGGAGCGCGCCGAGGTCAAGCGCAGCGACGCCGACTACTACGGGAAGATCGTGGTCGGACTGGTGAGCGAACTCATCTCGCGGGCCGAAATCGAGGAGGTCCGCTCGCTACTGCCGCCCGACTACGACGACCTGTTCGCGCTGGTGGACGCCGAGGAGGTCGAGGAGTAA
- a CDS encoding DJ-1/PfpI family protein, whose protein sequence is MPGKQLLMIVGDFGEDYEIMVPYQALQAVGHEVDAVCPDKEAGDTVKTAVHDFRGDQTYVESRGHNFALNATMDEIDPTEYDGLVLPGGRAPEYLRSYDEVLDAVRHFFEEDKPVAAICHAAQILAAAGVVEGRTCSAYSALEHDVEEAGGEYYDGVTTDGNLVTGRDWSDHVEWLSQFLDVLGTEIEHDEAVESMTEEPAEE, encoded by the coding sequence ATGCCCGGCAAACAGCTACTGATGATCGTCGGCGATTTCGGCGAGGACTACGAGATAATGGTACCGTACCAGGCGCTCCAGGCGGTCGGCCACGAGGTCGACGCCGTCTGTCCCGACAAGGAGGCCGGCGACACCGTCAAGACCGCGGTCCACGACTTCCGGGGCGACCAGACGTACGTGGAGTCCCGCGGCCACAACTTCGCGCTGAACGCGACGATGGACGAGATAGATCCCACGGAGTACGACGGCCTCGTCCTGCCCGGCGGGCGCGCCCCGGAGTACCTCCGGAGCTACGACGAGGTGTTGGACGCGGTCCGGCACTTCTTCGAGGAGGACAAGCCGGTCGCGGCCATCTGCCACGCGGCCCAGATTCTCGCGGCCGCCGGCGTCGTCGAGGGCCGGACCTGCTCGGCCTACTCCGCGCTCGAACACGACGTGGAGGAAGCCGGCGGCGAGTACTACGACGGGGTGACCACCGACGGGAACCTCGTGACGGGTCGCGACTGGAGCGACCACGTCGAGTGGCTCTCGCAGTTCCTCGACGTGCTGGGAACCGAAATCGAGCACGACGAGGCGGTCGAGTCGATGACGGAGGAACCAGCCGAGGAGTGA
- a CDS encoding phosphotransferase family protein — protein MTGTVERTGAERTDLERATVERMVDAVEPEWSVENVRPSEEGSESVFFLTVETSAGRREAVLKAAAAGVVPDSVARSEPRILELLADETEIPVPGVVGFVDDHPDLPAPFFLAERLPGRNGSGRFSDLSTDALERVFAAAGDYLGQLHAVESFDRFGRVGVADGELAVVDDESSARDRWAEWLLADAQKTLDGLEGGRFDDLVPELRRYVREAVLALDGPETASLVHWDYRLGNLLVDTDTGETTGVLDWADLLAGDPVYNLATVEDHNVNWQTRDVVLRDRLRGRFRDAYDARRSGDLPDDSRQRKRVYHLCNRLNAMACLPEWYAGADEAVRDERAAEHRMFVREYIE, from the coding sequence GTGACGGGGACAGTCGAGCGAACGGGCGCGGAGCGAACCGACCTCGAACGAGCGACCGTCGAACGGATGGTCGACGCCGTCGAACCCGAGTGGTCGGTGGAAAACGTTCGCCCGAGCGAGGAGGGGTCCGAGTCCGTCTTCTTCCTGACGGTCGAGACGTCGGCGGGCCGCCGCGAGGCGGTCCTGAAGGCCGCGGCCGCCGGGGTCGTTCCGGACTCGGTCGCGCGCTCGGAGCCCCGCATCCTCGAACTGCTGGCGGACGAAACAGAGATTCCGGTGCCCGGTGTGGTCGGCTTCGTCGACGACCACCCCGACCTCCCCGCGCCGTTCTTCCTCGCCGAGCGACTGCCGGGTCGGAACGGCTCCGGTCGATTTTCGGACCTCTCGACCGACGCGCTCGAACGCGTGTTCGCGGCGGCGGGCGACTACCTCGGCCAACTCCACGCGGTCGAGTCGTTCGACCGGTTCGGCCGCGTCGGCGTCGCCGACGGCGAACTCGCGGTGGTCGACGACGAGTCGAGCGCCCGCGACCGCTGGGCGGAGTGGTTGCTGGCCGACGCCCAGAAGACCCTCGACGGACTGGAAGGCGGCCGGTTCGACGACCTGGTGCCCGAACTCCGGCGGTACGTCCGGGAGGCGGTCCTCGCGCTCGACGGACCGGAGACGGCCTCGCTGGTCCACTGGGACTACCGCCTGGGGAACCTCCTGGTCGACACCGACACCGGCGAGACGACCGGGGTGCTCGACTGGGCCGACCTGCTGGCGGGCGACCCGGTCTACAACCTCGCGACGGTCGAGGACCACAACGTCAACTGGCAGACCCGCGACGTGGTACTCCGCGACCGTCTCCGAGGGCGGTTCCGCGACGCCTACGACGCGCGGCGCTCGGGCGACCTACCCGACGACTCCCGGCAGCGAAAGCGGGTCTACCACCTCTGCAACCGACTGAACGCGATGGCGTGTCTCCCCGAGTGGTACGCCGGGGCCGACGAGGCGGTCCGCGACGAGCGGGCCGCCGAACACCGGATGTTCGTCCGGGAGTACATCGAGTGA
- a CDS encoding MFS transporter, which produces MSAPRAATASDAPPATLAHPRRALATVVAVVFLDLLDFGIIIPILPFYVRSFGVSDVYIGLLAASYSAMQFLFAPYLGALSDRRGRRPVLLLSVAGSAVAWTLFGLAGSVAVLFVSRMLAGAMGGNLAAAQAYIADVTPPERRAGAFGLVGAAFGLGFIFGPAMGGFFASDPVVAAARDLLPAAVPVTRFSLPSFAAAALSLVNLVFAAAFLEESGRRTSARRQSWVASFRSALADDSLRGLVASFFLLSVAFSGVQVMFVPFAADVYGYDASGTAFLLSYVGVLGAVFQGVLVGRLSRRYPNSLLAVAGALVLVAALAALPFSPALGRTFLPRIGGPAILTRELLALLAVLPLLSFGNALLSVSLTTLVSAAAGADVQGSAFGVAQGAGSLGRTVGPPVMASLYALAAIWSPFVLGALLLVAVFAVLARRVVAVEGGQPAPDD; this is translated from the coding sequence ATGTCGGCTCCCCGCGCCGCCACCGCGTCCGATGCCCCTCCCGCGACGCTCGCGCACCCCCGCCGCGCGCTGGCGACCGTCGTCGCGGTCGTGTTCCTCGACCTGCTGGATTTCGGCATCATCATCCCGATTCTGCCGTTCTACGTCCGGAGCTTTGGCGTCAGCGACGTGTACATCGGCCTGCTGGCGGCGTCGTACTCGGCGATGCAGTTCCTGTTCGCGCCCTACCTGGGGGCGCTGTCCGACCGCCGCGGACGCCGGCCGGTCCTCCTGCTGTCGGTCGCGGGCAGCGCGGTGGCGTGGACCCTCTTCGGCCTCGCCGGGAGCGTCGCCGTCCTGTTCGTCTCCCGGATGCTGGCGGGCGCGATGGGCGGTAACCTCGCCGCGGCCCAGGCGTACATCGCCGACGTGACACCCCCGGAACGCCGCGCGGGCGCGTTCGGCCTCGTCGGGGCGGCGTTCGGACTGGGGTTCATCTTCGGCCCGGCGATGGGCGGATTCTTCGCCAGCGACCCGGTGGTCGCGGCCGCCCGCGACCTGCTCCCGGCCGCGGTTCCGGTCACGCGGTTCTCGCTGCCGAGTTTCGCGGCGGCGGCGCTGAGTCTGGTCAACCTCGTGTTCGCGGCGGCCTTCCTGGAGGAGTCCGGCCGGCGGACGAGCGCCCGCCGCCAGTCGTGGGTCGCCTCGTTCCGGTCGGCGCTGGCCGACGACTCTCTCCGGGGCCTCGTGGCGTCGTTCTTCCTGCTGTCGGTCGCGTTCTCGGGCGTGCAGGTGATGTTCGTCCCCTTCGCGGCCGACGTGTACGGCTACGACGCCAGCGGAACCGCCTTCCTGCTGAGTTACGTCGGCGTCCTCGGCGCGGTGTTCCAGGGCGTGCTGGTGGGTCGGCTCTCTCGGCGCTACCCGAACTCGCTTCTCGCGGTCGCGGGTGCCCTCGTCCTGGTCGCGGCGCTGGCGGCGCTCCCGTTCTCGCCCGCGCTCGGCCGGACGTTCCTGCCGCGAATCGGCGGGCCGGCGATTCTCACCCGCGAACTCCTCGCGCTCCTGGCGGTGCTCCCGCTGCTGTCGTTCGGGAACGCCCTGCTGTCGGTGTCGCTGACGACGCTCGTCTCGGCGGCCGCCGGGGCCGACGTCCAGGGGAGCGCCTTCGGCGTCGCGCAGGGCGCGGGGAGTCTCGGCCGGACGGTCGGCCCGCCGGTGATGGCGTCGCTGTACGCGCTGGCGGCGATCTGGTCCCCGTTCGTCCTCGGCGCGCTGTTGCTCGTCGCGGTGTTCGCGGTCCTCGCGCGTCGTGTCGTCGCAGTCGAGGGCGGCCAACCCGCGCCGGACGACTGA
- a CDS encoding complex I subunit 1/NuoH family protein: MNTVLATLPETVGRAFGWTQMGVVEQAVASMLSAAFVGVYLMTNAAVAGPWAKRKIAAAFWDKIGPNRVGPAGILIIVADAVRFLSKELIVPRRADRPAFDLPPILLPFSAIAGFAVIPMGRLFGVNLQLADPATGVAYVFAVSSLATLALTMAGYASNNKYSLLGGLRAVAQNIAYEIPLVVTAASVVLLEGSLRTSEVVAAQQDALVTVLGVSIPSWYAFVNPLAFALFVVANLAEVGRNPFDVPEAPTEIVAGYLTEYSSVYFVLMYVGEFVHIFLGGAIATTLFLGGPAGPVLPGFVWFTVKMWAFFLFTQWARSAIPRVRIDQLIEIGWKGMLVLSFLNLLVTAVVVGAMASA, encoded by the coding sequence ATGAACACTGTCCTCGCCACACTCCCGGAGACGGTCGGTCGCGCCTTCGGGTGGACCCAGATGGGTGTCGTCGAGCAGGCGGTCGCCTCGATGCTGAGCGCGGCGTTCGTCGGCGTCTACCTCATGACGAACGCCGCCGTCGCCGGCCCGTGGGCCAAGCGGAAGATCGCCGCCGCGTTCTGGGACAAGATCGGCCCGAACCGAGTCGGTCCCGCCGGCATCCTCATCATCGTCGCCGACGCGGTCCGGTTCCTCTCGAAGGAACTCATCGTCCCGCGCCGGGCCGACAGGCCCGCCTTCGACCTGCCGCCGATTCTGCTTCCCTTCTCAGCGATAGCGGGATTCGCCGTGATTCCGATGGGCCGACTCTTCGGCGTGAACCTCCAACTCGCCGACCCGGCGACCGGCGTCGCCTACGTCTTCGCGGTTTCCTCGCTGGCGACGCTCGCGCTGACGATGGCCGGCTACGCGTCGAACAACAAGTACTCGCTCCTGGGCGGTCTGCGCGCCGTCGCTCAGAACATCGCCTACGAGATTCCGCTGGTCGTGACGGCGGCGTCGGTCGTCCTGCTGGAGGGGTCGCTTCGGACGAGCGAGGTGGTCGCCGCCCAGCAGGACGCCCTGGTGACGGTCCTCGGCGTCTCGATTCCGTCGTGGTACGCCTTCGTCAACCCGCTGGCGTTCGCGCTGTTCGTGGTGGCGAACCTCGCGGAGGTTGGCCGCAACCCCTTCGACGTGCCGGAGGCGCCGACCGAAATCGTCGCGGGCTACTTGACCGAGTACTCGTCGGTGTACTTCGTGCTGATGTACGTCGGCGAGTTCGTCCACATCTTCCTCGGCGGCGCCATCGCGACGACGCTGTTCCTGGGCGGGCCGGCGGGGCCGGTGCTCCCCGGTTTCGTCTGGTTCACCGTCAAGATGTGGGCCTTCTTCCTGTTCACCCAGTGGGCGCGCTCGGCGATACCGCGCGTCCGCATCGACCAACTCATCGAAATCGGCTGGAAGGGAATGCTCGTACTGTCGTTCCTCAACCTACTGGTGACGGCGGTGGTGGTGGGCGCGATGGCGTCCGCGTGA
- a CDS encoding fumarylacetoacetate hydrolase family protein yields MHRVRFRDPAGSVRTGAWTDDGIEFGGETYDEGEVEVLPPADPSKIVCVGLNYADHAAERGKEPPERPLLFLKPPNALSSHGDTVTLPAGKERVDHEAELAVVMGEQCRNVDAADAMDYVAGFTCMDDVSNRDDQDREQNWVRGKAFDNSAPLGPVLATPDEVPDDASVELRVNGETRQSSSRDEFIWSVPELIEEITTYMTLEPGDVISTGTPAGVAPLEDGDEVEVEVEGVGVLRHDVRAP; encoded by the coding sequence ATGCACCGAGTCCGATTCCGCGACCCGGCCGGGAGCGTCCGAACCGGCGCGTGGACCGACGACGGCATCGAGTTCGGCGGCGAGACGTACGACGAAGGTGAGGTGGAGGTCCTCCCGCCGGCCGACCCCTCGAAGATCGTCTGCGTGGGGCTGAACTACGCCGACCACGCCGCCGAGCGCGGCAAGGAACCGCCCGAACGACCTCTGCTGTTCCTCAAACCCCCGAACGCGCTCTCGAGCCACGGCGACACCGTGACCCTGCCCGCCGGCAAGGAGCGCGTCGACCACGAGGCCGAACTCGCGGTCGTGATGGGCGAACAGTGCCGGAACGTCGACGCCGCCGACGCGATGGACTACGTCGCGGGGTTCACCTGCATGGACGACGTCTCGAACCGCGACGACCAGGACCGCGAGCAGAACTGGGTGCGTGGGAAGGCCTTCGACAACTCCGCGCCGCTGGGTCCGGTCCTCGCCACGCCCGACGAGGTGCCCGACGACGCGTCGGTCGAACTCCGGGTGAACGGCGAAACCCGCCAGTCCTCTTCGCGCGACGAGTTCATCTGGTCGGTGCCGGAACTGATCGAGGAGATCACGACCTACATGACCCTCGAACCGGGCGACGTGATCTCGACCGGGACGCCCGCCGGGGTCGCGCCCCTCGAAGACGGCGACGAGGTCGAGGTCGAAGTCGAGGGCGTCGGCGTGCTGCGCCACGACGTTCGAGCGCCCTGA
- a CDS encoding iron transporter, which translates to MDRRTFLRAGAATVAAGSLAGCTGLFETTSATSPPPLVENRPDAVYVPTHVEGMEMAGMAGFGESGRYKAGVMYSYPHRFWTITGRDTNLVKIGQDDDAHLMASIWDAKTKTVVPAANVAVDVRKGGKSVDSRNLWPMLSQNMGYHFGDNVSLDGDGTYTAKLEIGAMQARGVSALKGALGERTTVDVEFDYSASKKNQLKFEQLPNRQGKTGAVDPMKMKMMPLSRTPKRSAFPGTVLGEATTGDAKLLAATARTSPHFVADGKTYLVVSPRTPYNRYPLPLMELSATLKRGSQTVFDGRLEPALGPDLGYHYGAAVDDTKSGDKLTVTVDAPPQVARHEGYETAFVKMGEATFTV; encoded by the coding sequence ATGGACAGACGGACCTTCCTCCGCGCGGGCGCGGCGACGGTCGCGGCCGGGTCGCTGGCCGGGTGCACCGGCCTCTTCGAGACCACCTCCGCGACCTCTCCCCCGCCGCTCGTGGAGAACCGGCCGGACGCGGTCTACGTCCCGACTCACGTAGAAGGGATGGAGATGGCCGGGATGGCCGGGTTCGGCGAGTCGGGCCGGTACAAGGCGGGCGTGATGTACAGCTACCCCCACCGCTTCTGGACGATCACCGGCCGGGACACGAACCTGGTGAAGATCGGTCAGGACGACGACGCCCACCTGATGGCCAGTATCTGGGACGCGAAGACGAAGACGGTCGTGCCCGCCGCGAACGTCGCGGTCGACGTTCGCAAGGGCGGGAAGTCGGTCGACTCGCGGAATCTCTGGCCGATGCTCTCGCAGAACATGGGGTATCACTTCGGCGATAACGTCTCGCTCGACGGCGACGGCACCTACACCGCGAAACTGGAGATCGGCGCGATGCAGGCCCGGGGCGTGAGCGCGCTGAAGGGGGCGCTCGGCGAGCGCACGACCGTCGACGTGGAGTTCGACTACAGCGCGTCGAAGAAGAACCAACTCAAGTTCGAGCAACTCCCCAACAGACAGGGGAAGACAGGCGCGGTCGACCCGATGAAGATGAAGATGATGCCGCTCTCCCGGACCCCGAAGCGGTCGGCGTTTCCAGGGACGGTCCTCGGCGAGGCGACCACCGGCGACGCGAAACTCCTGGCCGCCACCGCCCGGACGTCTCCGCACTTCGTCGCCGACGGGAAGACCTACCTCGTCGTCTCCCCCCGCACCCCGTACAACCGCTACCCGCTACCGCTGATGGAACTTTCCGCGACCCTGAAACGCGGGAGTCAGACTGTCTTCGACGGTCGCCTCGAACCGGCGCTCGGCCCGGACCTCGGCTACCACTACGGCGCGGCCGTGGACGACACGAAGTCGGGTGATAAACTGACCGTCACCGTCGACGCGCCGCCGCAGGTCGCGCGCCACGAGGGCTACGAAACAGCGTTCGTGAAGATGGGCGAGGCGACGTTCACCGTCTGA
- a CDS encoding metallophosphoesterase family protein: MPRVLVVADVHANGPALEAVLAAEPERDAVLFLGDAVDAGPHPEVACERLRDLDALTGVRGNHDRTVLDAADPDALDDTPHADWQRWTYDRLSAESRSFLESLDLTTTVSVGGETFRLHHGDFPAPDDYDGEWRTRTTPDDDLAVFEALADRYDEDVVLHGHSHYPFEATVDGTTFLNPGSVGLQRAGWPLDRARYAVWEDGEFDLRSVTYDTSSVSADSRTLASPYRDLWGRPEPTGE; this comes from the coding sequence GTGCCACGAGTACTCGTCGTCGCCGACGTTCACGCGAACGGTCCCGCGCTCGAAGCGGTCCTCGCGGCCGAACCCGAGCGCGACGCGGTGCTGTTCCTGGGTGACGCCGTCGACGCGGGACCCCACCCCGAGGTCGCCTGCGAACGCCTCCGCGACCTCGACGCGCTCACCGGCGTCCGCGGCAACCACGACCGGACCGTCCTCGACGCCGCCGACCCGGACGCGCTGGACGACACGCCCCACGCCGACTGGCAGCGGTGGACCTACGACCGACTCTCCGCGGAGAGTCGGTCGTTCCTCGAATCGCTGGACCTGACGACGACCGTCTCGGTCGGAGGCGAGACGTTCCGCTTGCACCACGGCGACTTTCCGGCGCCCGACGACTACGACGGCGAGTGGCGAACTCGGACCACGCCCGACGACGACCTCGCGGTGTTCGAGGCGCTCGCCGACCGGTACGACGAGGACGTGGTCCTCCACGGCCACTCCCACTACCCGTTCGAGGCCACCGTCGACGGGACGACGTTCCTCAACCCCGGGAGCGTCGGCCTCCAGCGCGCGGGGTGGCCGCTGGACCGCGCCCGCTACGCCGTCTGGGAGGACGGAGAGTTCGACCTGCGGTCGGTCACGTACGACACGAGTTCGGTTTCGGCCGACTCGAGGACGCTGGCGAGTCCCTACCGGGACCTCTGGGGTCGCCCCGAACCGACCGGAGAGTAG
- a CDS encoding class I SAM-dependent DNA methyltransferase — translation MTDPETVGTYESIAAEYRERHADRSRVADLVERFCAAVDDATAGNDARVDGPTAGPRAGGRPRVLDAGCGPGWESATFADRGYDPVGIDLTPAFLRIAREEAPEAALARMDMRTLGFASDAFDGVWACASFLHVAREDAPGTLAEFRRVLRPGGVCFFSVKRGEGEMRSDAYEGDERRFTLYEPDELRALVEDAGFAVESTTADDWVTLLARV, via the coding sequence ATGACCGACCCCGAAACCGTCGGGACCTACGAGTCCATCGCCGCGGAGTACCGCGAGCGCCACGCCGACCGCTCGCGGGTCGCCGACCTGGTCGAGCGGTTCTGCGCGGCGGTCGACGACGCGACTGCGGGAAACGACGCCCGCGTCGACGGGCCGACCGCCGGCCCGCGGGCCGGCGGTCGGCCCCGCGTCCTCGACGCCGGTTGCGGCCCCGGGTGGGAGTCGGCGACGTTCGCCGACCGCGGCTACGACCCGGTCGGCATCGACCTCACGCCGGCGTTCCTCCGAATCGCCCGCGAGGAGGCGCCCGAGGCCGCCCTCGCCCGGATGGACATGCGAACGCTGGGCTTCGCCTCCGACGCCTTCGACGGCGTCTGGGCCTGCGCGTCGTTTCTCCACGTCGCCCGCGAAGACGCTCCCGGAACCCTGGCGGAGTTTCGCCGCGTGCTTCGACCAGGCGGGGTCTGTTTCTTCTCGGTCAAGCGCGGCGAGGGCGAGATGCGGAGCGACGCTTACGAGGGTGACGAGCGGCGGTTCACGCTCTACGAACCCGACGAACTCCGCGCGCTGGTCGAGGACGCCGGGTTCGCCGTCGAGTCGACGACCGCCGACGACTGGGTGACCCTGCTCGCGCGGGTCTGA